The Fusobacterium perfoetens genome includes a window with the following:
- a CDS encoding type II toxin-antitoxin system HicB family antitoxin has product MNITYPAIITHEDDTFYIGFPDFEDEYFGTFGETFEEAIQMGKEYLTLTLESFEEEKKEFPKPSLISDLKNKLNKNQEIVYISMNYEYEKSLVKISYVKKTLTIPTYLDILAKNKNINFSQVLQEALKKKLL; this is encoded by the coding sequence GTGAATATAACTTATCCAGCAATTATAACACACGAAGATGATACTTTTTATATAGGTTTTCCAGACTTTGAAGATGAATATTTTGGAACTTTTGGAGAAACTTTTGAAGAAGCAATTCAAATGGGAAAGGAATATTTGACTTTGACATTGGAGAGTTTCGAGGAAGAAAAAAAAGAATTTCCAAAACCTAGTTTAATATCTGATTTAAAAAATAAGTTAAATAAAAATCAAGAAATAGTTTATATAAGTATGAACTATGAATATGAAAAATCTTTAGTAAAAATATCTTATGTTAAGAAAACATTAACTATTCCTACATATCTTGATATTTTAGCAAAAAATAAAAATATTAATTTTTCACAAGTTTTACAAGAAGCTTTAAAGAAAAAATTGCTTTAA
- a CDS encoding ABC-F family ATP-binding cassette domain-containing protein, with protein sequence MSILDVNNVSHGFGARQILDDVSFRLLKGEHVGLVGANGEGKSTFLNIITGKLMPDAGKIEWCNHITTGYLDQYSTLEKGKSIRDILRSAFNHMFELEKEMMTLYDKMADCSPEEMDALMEEVGDIQTILDSGDFYSLDSKIEEYASGLGLMDIGLDKDVTELSGGQRAKILLAKVLLENPMILILDEPTNFLDENHIAWLRNFLQNYENAFILVSHDIDFLNSVINVIYHMDSGTLTRYSGDYYQFQEMYELKKRQIEQAYKKQQKEIEHLKDFIARNKARVATTNLAKDRQRKLDRMDIIEIAREKPKPIFEFKEARTPSREVITVKDLVIGYNEPLTKPLNFTIERNQKIAIKGVNGLGKSTLLKTILGKLKPFSGEVEHGQFLEIGYFEQEEIATTTTALDEIWNEFPHFTNQEARAALAKCGLTRDHITSQMRVLSGGENAKVRLCKLMNREANLLVLDEPTNHLDVDAKEELKKAVREFKGTVVLVSHEPDFYMDVVTEVWNVEDWTTKIV encoded by the coding sequence ATGAGTATATTAGATGTAAATAATGTCAGTCACGGATTTGGTGCAAGACAGATTTTAGACGACGTGTCTTTCCGTCTTTTAAAAGGGGAACACGTTGGGCTTGTAGGGGCAAACGGAGAGGGAAAATCTACTTTCTTAAATATCATAACTGGTAAACTTATGCCAGATGCTGGAAAAATCGAATGGTGTAACCACATTACCACTGGTTATCTTGACCAGTACAGCACCCTTGAAAAAGGAAAAAGTATAAGGGACATTCTTCGTTCTGCATTTAACCATATGTTCGAGCTAGAAAAAGAAATGATGACACTTTATGACAAAATGGCTGATTGTTCTCCAGAGGAGATGGACGCTCTTATGGAAGAAGTTGGGGACATTCAAACTATTTTGGACAGTGGAGATTTTTACTCACTTGATTCAAAAATCGAAGAATATGCTAGTGGATTAGGGCTAATGGATATCGGTCTTGACAAAGATGTTACTGAGCTTTCAGGGGGACAAAGGGCAAAGATTTTACTTGCAAAGGTTCTACTTGAAAACCCAATGATACTGATACTAGACGAGCCTACAAACTTTCTTGACGAAAATCATATAGCTTGGCTTAGAAATTTTTTACAAAATTACGAAAACGCATTTATCTTGGTTTCTCACGATATAGATTTCCTAAACTCTGTTATTAACGTAATCTATCATATGGACTCGGGAACTTTAACAAGATATTCTGGAGATTATTATCAATTCCAAGAGATGTACGAACTTAAGAAAAGACAGATAGAACAAGCATACAAAAAGCAACAGAAAGAAATCGAGCATTTAAAAGATTTTATTGCCAGAAACAAAGCTCGTGTTGCTACCACTAACCTTGCAAAAGACCGTCAAAGAAAACTAGACAGAATGGATATTATCGAGATTGCTAGAGAGAAACCAAAACCAATTTTCGAGTTTAAAGAGGCACGTACTCCTAGCCGTGAAGTTATCACTGTTAAGGATTTGGTTATCGGTTACAACGAGCCACTTACAAAACCACTTAATTTTACAATAGAACGTAACCAAAAGATTGCTATTAAAGGGGTTAACGGTCTTGGAAAATCTACTTTACTTAAGACAATCCTTGGAAAATTAAAACCATTCTCTGGAGAGGTAGAACACGGACAATTTTTGGAGATAGGATATTTTGAACAAGAGGAGATTGCTACAACTACAACTGCCCTTGATGAGATTTGGAACGAGTTTCCTCACTTTACAAACCAAGAGGCTCGTGCTGCCCTTGCTAAATGTGGTTTGACACGTGACCATATCACTAGCCAAATGAGAGTTTTATCTGGGGGAGAGAATGCAAAAGTTCGTCTTTGCAAACTGATGAACAGAGAGGCAAACCTTTTAGTCCTTGACGAGCCTACAAACCATTTGGACGTTGACGCAAAAGAGGAGCTTAAAAAAGCTGTTAGAGAGTTTAAGGGAACTGTTGTCCTTGTAAGCCACGAACCTGATTTCTATATGGACGTAGTGACAGAGGTTTGGAACGTAGAGGACTGGACAACTAAGATTGTTTAA
- a CDS encoding type II toxin-antitoxin system HicA family toxin yields MKLLKQDGWYLDRVKGSHYQFKHPTKKGLVTLPHPRKDLPQKTVESIFRQAGL; encoded by the coding sequence ATGAAACTACTTAAACAGGACGGTTGGTATCTTGATAGAGTTAAGGGAAGTCATTATCAATTTAAACATCCTACTAAAAAGGGATTGGTAACACTTCCACATCCTCGAAAAGATTTACCACAAAAGACTGTTGAAAGTATTTTCAGACAAGCGGGACTATAA
- a CDS encoding O-methyltransferase codes for MLEELKEASEYIIKKIKEEDPLILELEEFARIHNVPIVTKEVAKYLEFMIKTHNVKNILEVGTAIGYSGILMARLIEKNGGILTTIEIDEERYNQAKENFAKAGLTNVKMILGDATEEIEKLDDNFDFIFIDASKGQYKKFFEDSYKMLNDKGIVFIDNIMFRGYLYKEYPKRFKTIVRKLDEFIDYLYENYDFTLLDFGDGVGLIYKKS; via the coding sequence TTGTTAGAAGAATTAAAAGAGGCAAGTGAATATATTATTAAAAAAATAAAAGAGGAAGACCCACTTATTTTGGAGTTAGAGGAGTTTGCGAGAATCCATAATGTGCCTATCGTTACAAAAGAGGTGGCAAAGTATCTTGAGTTTATGATAAAAACTCACAATGTGAAAAATATATTGGAGGTTGGTACTGCTATTGGGTATTCTGGTATCCTTATGGCTAGACTTATTGAGAAAAATGGTGGGATACTAACTACTATCGAAATTGATGAGGAGAGATATAATCAGGCTAAAGAAAATTTTGCCAAGGCAGGTCTAACTAATGTAAAAATGATACTTGGGGACGCTACAGAAGAGATTGAAAAGCTAGATGATAACTTTGATTTTATATTTATCGACGCATCAAAGGGGCAGTATAAGAAATTTTTCGAGGATTCTTATAAAATGCTAAATGATAAGGGGATTGTCTTTATAGATAATATTATGTTTAGAGGGTATCTTTATAAGGAGTACCCAAAGAGATTTAAGACAATAGTTAGAAAATTAGATGAGTTTATAGACTACCTTTATGAAAATTATGACTTTACATTATTGGACTTTGGAGATGGTGTAGGGTTAATATACAAGAAATCATAA
- a CDS encoding PH domain-containing protein, producing the protein MGAEASKISVVLWEKIEPSKAMGKFGDMLAEGEYVELSYIAKRDRLIFTNKRVLIINVQGLMGTKVDFHTIPYSKISSFSVETSGTFDLESELKLWVSGLSGVEIQFIKGLDIREVGRYLTNKLI; encoded by the coding sequence ATGGGAGCAGAGGCAAGTAAAATTTCAGTTGTTTTATGGGAAAAAATCGAACCTAGCAAAGCAATGGGAAAATTTGGAGATATGTTAGCGGAAGGGGAATATGTAGAACTTTCATATATCGCCAAAAGAGATAGACTTATATTCACAAACAAAAGAGTTTTAATAATAAATGTACAAGGTTTAATGGGGACAAAAGTTGATTTCCACACTATCCCTTATTCAAAAATCTCATCTTTTTCAGTGGAAACTTCAGGGACTTTTGACCTAGAATCAGAATTAAAACTTTGGGTATCTGGACTTTCTGGAGTGGAGATTCAATTTATCAAAGGTTTGGATATAAGAGAGGTTGGAAGATATTTAACTAACAAACTTATCTAA